A part of Crassostrea angulata isolate pt1a10 chromosome 5, ASM2561291v2, whole genome shotgun sequence genomic DNA contains:
- the LOC128183405 gene encoding proline-rich transmembrane protein 1-like, protein MTSVVRQPGVAPTVVNRAQYRDWMAPAVLSCLCCFWPTGLCAIIAASNANQAAEAGDVIEAERQSRSARTHVIVSVILGIIGIILIIVFQVFLQPSNDMNRIH, encoded by the exons ATGACATCAGTG GTCAGACAGCCTGGAGTTGCGCCTACGGTTGTCAACCGAGCTCAATACCGGGATTGGATGGCTCCGGCTGTCCTCTCTTGTTTGTGCTGCTTTTGGCCGACGGGACTATGTGCTATTATTGCTGCTAGCAAT gCTAATCAAGCAGCAGAAGCCGGGGATGTGATAGAAGCGGAAAGACAGTCAAGAAGTGCGCGCACGCATGTGATTGTTTCCGTGATATTGGGAATTATTGGGATAATTCTGATCATTGTTTTTCAGGTGTTTCTTCAACCATCTAACGATATGAATAGGATCCATTAG
- the LOC128183773 gene encoding mucin-2-like: protein MRKDGGETRKDDVPYVYCFMSCGFWCCIAKEYQQNQPKQIPITTRTTIPASPEIQTLNLSKTGNGEPVEKTTRPGITTRTTTPASPETQTLNLSKTGNGEPVEKTTQPGITTKTTIPASPEIQTLNISKDGNGEPVEKTARPELTTRTTTPASPETQTLNLSKTGNGEPVEKTTWPGITTRTKTPASPEIQTLNLSKTGNGEPVEKTTRPGITTRTSTPASPETQAPNLSKEGNGEPVEKTTWSGIIARTTTPDSPKTQTHDMMGDEKEDLSEDYLIWAIIVTICCKVSVVIIIRLSIKIRYTRMHDIPMQLMDIDSPAPTTPPPAAPSAPPATTPPTASAPVTPTETPHTSTPATLKPLIGPSTPVSKNTRLQSKKKLLFQESQM from the exons ATGAGAAAAGATGGGGGAGAGACCCGTAAAGATGATGTTCCTTATGTCTATTGTTTTATGTCCTGTGGTTTTTGGTGCTGTATTGCCAAGGAGTACCAACAGAATC agcCAAAACAAATCCCAATTACAACAAGAACAACGATTCCAGCTAGCCCAGAGATCCAAACACTGAATCTCTCTAAAACAGGTAATGGAG AACCAGTTGAGAAAACGACTCGGCCTGGGATTACAACAAGAACAACGACTCCAGCTAGCCCAGAGACCCAGACACTGAATCTCTCTAAAACAGGTAATGGAG aACCAGTTGAGAAAACGACTCAACCGGGGATTACAACAAAAACAACGATTCCAGCTAGCCCAGAGATCCAAACACTGAATATCTCTAAAGATGGTAATGGAG AACCAGTTGAGAAAACGGCTCGGCCTGAGCTTACAACAAGAACAACGACTCCAGCTAGCCCAGAGACCCAGACACTGAATCTCTCTAAAACAGGTAACGGAG aaccAGTTGAGAAAACGACTTGGCCTGGGATTACAACAAGAACAAAGACTCCAGCTAGCCCAGAGATCCAAACACTGAATCTTTCTAAAACAGGTAATGGAG AACCAGTTGAGAAAACGACTCGGCCTGGGATTACAACAAGAACATCGACTCCAGCTAGCCCAGAGACCCAAGCACCGAATCTCTCTAAAGAAGGTAATGGAG aaCCAGTTGAGAAAACGACTTGGTCTGGGATTATAGCAAGAACAACGACTCCAGATAGCCCCAAGACCCAAACACACGACATGATGGGTGATGAAAAAGAAGATCTTTCAGAGG ATTATCTGATATGGGCTATCATTGTTACGATTTGCTGTAAAGTGTCTGTGGTCATCATAATTCGACTTTCAATTAAAATTCGATACACAAGAATGCATGACATACCAATGCAATTGATGGATATTGACTCCCCTGCTCCTACCACACCACCACCAGCTGCTCCTTCCGCACCACCAGCTACTACACCACCAACTGCTTCTGCACCTGTCACTCCAACAGAAACACCACATACTTCTACACCTGCAACCCTGAAACCTTTAATTGGTCCTTCCACTCCCGTCAGCAAGAATACCAGGTTGCAGAGCAAGAAGAAGCTATTATTTCAAGAAAGTCAAATGTAA
- the LOC128183769 gene encoding uncharacterized protein F54H12.2-like encodes MAFLSSDNKDIAQPMELSLFASPTNQVAVEKVYFTEARPISSIGVSDTPIEIVVSGSGAEYIDLKRSRLYVKTRILKADGSSLATDEKTGIVNLPLQSMFSQMDVYLNNKLVSFNTNNYPWKAYLKTVLFGGKEELSSQKQSQLFFKDDGNLGDANAYNGGNAGLVLRYGYTQESKVFELEGNLMEDIFDIDKYLINDVDIYIKLFRSSAPFLIMSTQDSPAYKVELLDVVYKVAKVRVHPGVLLNHSKQIESTPVKYTIARNELKMNTIPKGSTEFYWDNIFPQAVPDRIVVGLVDQKAVNGDYTTNPFNFEHFGVTDVGIYVNGESVPGRPLKTEFTTGQYSSAYARLFEASGKWSQDAGLVITRDNFGSGYSLFVFTIDPCGFGEEYLNLIRRGNTRLELKFKQATAKAANVLVFATFSSLLEVDKSRDINYIQP; translated from the coding sequence ATGGCCTTCTTAAGCAGTGATAATAAAGACATAGCCCAACCAATGGAACTTTCTCTCTTTGCATCACCCACTAATCAAGTAGCAGTCGAAAAAGTGTATTTTACTGAAGCCAGACCGATTTCCAGTATTGGAGTGTCAGATACCCCCATAGAAATAGTTGTATCTGGATCGGGAGCGGAATATATCGATTTAAAAAGAAGTCGATTGTATGTAAAAACCAGAATTTTAAAAGCGGATGGCTCCTCATTAGCGACCGATGAGAAGACTGGAATTGTGAATCTACCATTGCAAAGCATGTTTTCTCAGATGGATGTCTACTTAAATAATAAGTTGGTTTCCTTTAATACGAATAATTATCCTTGGAAGGCATACCTGAAAACAGTCTTGTTTGGTGGAAAAGAGGAATTATCCTCCCAAAAGCAGTCCCAGTTGTTTTTTAAGGACGATGGAAATTTGGGTGACGCGAACGCCTACAATGGTGGCAATGCTGGACTAGTCCTGCGCTATGGCTATACACAGGAAAGTAAAGTATTTGAACTGGAGGGTAACCTGATGGAAGATATTTTTGACATCGACAAATACCTGATCAATGATGTAGATATCTACATCAAGCTTTTTAGATCTAGTGCACCTTTTCTAATAATGTCGACACAGGACTCTCCGGCTTACAAAGTAGAATTACTAGATGTTGTATACAAAGTGGCCAAAGTGCGAGTCCATCCTGGTGTTCTATTGAATCACAGCAAGCAGATAGAATCTACCCCTGTAAAATACACCATCGCaagaaatgaattgaaaatgaacACCATTCCTAAAGGATCTACTGAATTTTATTGGGACAACATTTTTCCTCAGGCAGTACCCGACCGCATCGTTGTAGGATTGGTAGATCAGAAAGCTGTAAATGGGGATTACACAACCAATCCGTTCAATTTCGAGCATTTTGGTGTAACGGATGTAGGAATATACGTAAACGGAGAAAGCGTCCCAGGAAGACCCTTAAAAACAGAATTCACGACAGGGCAATATTCATCAGCATATGCTCGACTGTTTGAGGCCTCTGGAAAATGGAGTCAAGACGCCGGTCTAGTAATTACTCGAGACAACTTTGGAAGTGGATATTCTCTGTTCGTCTTTACCATAGATCCATGTGGTTTTGGTGAAGAATATTTAAACCTGATTCGAAGAGGAAACACCAGACTCGAACTCAAGTTCAAACAAGCAACAGCAAAAGCTGCCAACGTTTTGGTGTTTGCCACCTTTTCCTCTCTACTAGAAGTGGACAAGTCCCGGGACATCAATTACATTCAACCATGA
- the LOC128183399 gene encoding uncharacterized protein LOC128183399, with amino-acid sequence MEKRHQDIIKANYSTLVQNITTSSVAGHLFASNIITYEMRQQIEAEKTSYDRNRKLLSIILRRGPRAFTGLRMALLKANQRDLFKLLLPEDNTVSEYDKKLAMARSLVHDTTETSVGVNQPKTYRTERQKSQEERCRISLDDFSDIFLTAVPFKNKINIHIRHFTESNGRYIATKKGVTFSLPRWVMFESLLPDIERCMQNKENNCEMKWHIGGGVYVSINPGYSTVDIRHFWKPEDAVKPVPTRKGVTLNRQKLSRLLQATQELRECVPELNDTDLCAFSESHQNQLGMLNCPECTPFGYEPQEVNTSMECNDGDSQETLIIECDTD; translated from the coding sequence atggagAAAAGGCACCAAGACATTATCAAGGCAAACTACTCTACTTTAGTGCAAAACATAACGACCTCATCGGTTGCCGGACATCTATTTGCTTCCAACATTATTACCTATGAAATGCGGCAGCAGATTGAAGCTGAAAAAACCAGCTATGATCGAAATAGAAAACTATTAAGCATCATTCTACGGAGAGGTCCGAGAGCTTTTACAGGTCTCAGGATGGCACTCCTGAAAGCCAATCAAAGAGACTTGTTTAAGCTTCTTTTACCTGAAGATAATACTGTATCTGAATACGACAAAAAGTTAGCCATGGCCAGATCACTAGTTCACGATACGACAGAAACATCTGTTGGTGTCAACCAGCCAAAGACCTACCGTACAGAACGACAAAAATCTCAAGAGGAACGATGCAGAATCAGCCTGGATGACTTCAGTGACATTTTCCTGACAGCCGTTCCTTTCAAAAATAAGATCAATATTCACATTCGTCACTTCACAGAGTCCAACGGTCGCTATATCGCAACAAAGAAAGGGGTTACGTTTTCACTTCCTCGATGGGTGATGTTTGAATCTCTGCTCCCGGATATAGAAAGATGTATGCAGAACAAAGAGAACAATTGTGAAATGAAGTGGCACATTGGAGGTGGAGTGTACGTCTCCATTAACCCTGGATATTCAACAGTGGACATCAGACACTTTTGGAAGCCAGAAGATGCTGTCAAACCGGTACCAACAAGAAAGGGTGTGACCCtaaacagacaaaaactgagTAGATTGCTTCAAGCTACCCAGGAATTAAGAGAATGTGTCCCAGAGCTAAATGATACAGATCTGTGCGCATTCAGTGAATCACATCAAAACCAGCTTGGGATGTTAAATTGCCCAGAATGCACTCCCTTCGGATACGAACCTCAGGAAGTTAATACGTCCATGGAATGCAATGACGGTGACTCACAAGAAACATTGATAATCGAATGTGACACTGACTAA